One Natator depressus isolate rNatDep1 chromosome 3, rNatDep2.hap1, whole genome shotgun sequence DNA segment encodes these proteins:
- the RP1L1 gene encoding retinitis pigmentosa 1-like 1 protein, whose product MTQAPADYLTTSSPYNYDQPLPAVGRTNSITQVPPTKKITFFKSGDPQFGGVKMAINPRSFKSFNALMDDLSHRVPLPFGVRTITTPRGIHCISALDQLEDGGCYLCSDKKYVKPFSIGTGRRVGPQWNGRPASALKRGGQEGRREDHSRPFSQQGPKILKKITLVKNGDTGVRRSIILNHRNARSFKTLLDEISELLQFTVKKLYTVDGKKIDSMPALLHCPSVLVCVGREPFKPLVMENSRKHSAEKLPGLASQSSDNNISGNNGSKKDVNFGLKAKKSVIHPRSASSNRSMRFSLSSEKSYANGLNTSLENGAPFPNNCPREKAGDLAHSLVNDDIEKRVHMNKDGSLSVEMKVRFRLLNDETLQWSTQIKKSNLMSKMPCKESGVEEDNGVDPMQKMNLEVSSEAEDSLYPCDADSYISKFDESESEETHCHSCGKQHQDYDIWKNPMHASQKEEPDIRKTWHTRSSCSSTSSCRRVVQKKMTSVESIHTTSSEEYSEHIVQESSCYSETIENRVEYCNIKKCNYRSALSTAASNGEESQKYTRMNTSSSQKASSFGPVSHSSCENNLDTEEALDEAEVSKTDSQNEDENCMEVSSVKCSKEEMDEIEGSRVGSSLSRSSLHSRQSKMSMCEETSSMARTISSCSLKKAEEEDITACSSSAHSVYSRSSKYSMPRAKNDQDKHSDNDPVISSFSSESCPKKDAEEKEAKQEDHKDNEVGSVSAQMVPRESLKDDFSECERCSTEGSSHSKACDGNSRRSDSDEILVCNASCSSRTSKRSKHSKIHLDAGSEMSMTSLGSASKKKKKNSLHAEVSRPNSKASNYSKSSCEINKKSLGNHTSHSDSLPSSTSSMNEAAAPPINNEDQSTSSTYKCYSKSSKGTKQGNQSEESSKMSSPSSSLSDSNGNDREGKVKVSSETPSSRHGSMSESLCSKCDQTTEAGNGYPPSSSSRVSSYSDMQGKCAETELSRISNDGCSQSSVSRSSKARRKKIKNLHAEVENSSRASASEVASMYSLHCPAPPKGKPSSKKIRLAVFKNSSSTSACTESMLTEDKEQKEVVDSSRPTSSGSKSAETNTMKAAENNSDDKQKKDGASSEEKLQEASAPEEDDRDLAPSALPNTSPDKVVQEWLSKIPQETLLMKYEMEGDGEEECAETTTEISNCENNQEISEQETAEKEDAGEGENSVEEEMEKEAAEANAANEEAEECPKEEKTSEVTSEGAEANHAECSQSVETSSQNNNKKDLPSTIQTSVQIMKALLSSKQEAKFDRSNSLPEVSPTMGRKLSNSANILITCLASLQLLDEEPLGPSDKPKCLNKPRYTELLNIFQALWFGCTVEKGGPSSGQPGSDQTKISSGFKAQNSTYKDFTPMSSSGVDVSSGSGDSGEGSVASARDCTLLPQKTVKSKSAEQGASLANEPELSETEGQGKEGEQCSQPLTSCSKSKEEEEADSTRADSPERGAEADHNKDDQGSNCENGEGGENEVEENSKLDENEGQAEAENEIPPEANIDEATEQPSNIAEIDANADDTNGEKEAESNLEEEIGVGSPSDPEAEVKAIPETSVNTYSIAQQKSVDPNPVWVLRLLKKIEKEFMTHYVSAMNEFKIRWNLENNELLDKMISELKDEVSKRIQKSIEKELRKIKSRAGQRTPRPPDETLRRESTIQTEQRRQRLQIMRNRSLFNDRNMTQSKQPGTTDLSFEMGEENFGLSTALGDDVSEQPSEEEYCPCDTCIMKKMASKPIRNLVVAADAPIVRAFDLKQILRANETENKMVDCASEAVQDSEVIPNEHMQEAEEETNPNEEDGEYEPDHPEQELDADEEKEPEQHETDEQGEQEVNEDKTAAPAEGDEISDNQNCEVVMEEEEEKEAEEEEEEEKVVEEETKKEEGDEEEEVKQEEGEEEEEGNEEEEQEEGNEEEEVKQEEGDGKVEEEEKEEEEDETQNEDQESEEEPKAEEETEGRVEEAMGEADRDDNKENASECEENAKVSDAAEDSEEAATGRNEEAEQESQDDAGDGAVEEASPEVECEACSEAPAPEEENESEGDTECAQNGDEAAEAAGDEPKQDNDEDRDARNSEVPEMASDARGDQDCSKGPETLTKAAAFSCNSSMGNCSQQSQKGSEDGSEGECRDDGNPNEDPDREANSDGGSKPAKMYPDNEEEDEEEDRPSSCTSPVDGEKNGADGADPQNNEDTNNGQKTKKKTENADEIDQDDLDF is encoded by the exons ATCGACAGCATGCCGGCTCTGCTCCACTGCCCCAGCGTACTGGTGTGTGTAGGCCGGGAACCGTTTAAACcattagtgatggagaattcGAGGAAGCACTCTGCTGAGAAGCTCCCTGGCCTGGCTTCCCAATCCAGTGACAACAACATCAGTGGAAACAACGGGAGTAAGAAAGATG TGAACTTTGGACTGAAAGCCAAAAAAAGCGTCATCCACCCAAGATCAGCTTCAAGCAACAGGTCAATGAGATTTTCCTTATCGTCAGAAAAGTCCTACGCAAATGGTCTCAACACATCCCTGGAGAATGGTGCTCCTTTCCCAAACAACTGTCCACGTGAAAAAGCTGGGGACCTGGCCCACTCCTTAGTCAACGATGACATTGAAAAACGAGTGCACATGAACAAGGATGGCAGCCTGTCCGTCGAGATGAAAGTCCGCTTTCGTTTGCTGAACGATGAGACTCTTCAGTGGTCCACGCAGATCAAGAAGTCCAATTTGATGAGTAAGATGCCCTGTAAAGAGTCAGGGGTGGAGGAAGACAATGGAGTGGACCCCATGCAGAAAATGAACCTAGAAGTCAGCTCAGAGGCGGAAGATTCATTATATCCCTGTGATGCTGATTCCTACATCTCAAAATTCGATGAGTCAGAATCTGAGGAAACTCACTGCCACAGCTGTGGCAAGCAGCACCAGGACTATGACAtttggaagaatcccatgcatgcTTCCCAGAAAGAGGAGCCTGATATAAGAAAAACTTGGCACACACGGTCTTCATGCTCCAGCACATCTTCCTGTAGGCGGGTAGTCCAGAAAAAGATGACCTCCGTGGAAAGCATCCACACCACGTCCAGTGAAGAATATTCTGAGCACATTGTGCAGGAGTCGTCATGCTATTCAGAGACTATAGAAAACAGGGTGGAGTACTGTAATATTAAAAAGTGTAACTATCGAAGCGCTTTGTCTACAGCTGCCTCCAATGGAGAAGAGTCACAGAAATACACCCGAATGAACACTAGCAGTAGCCAAAAAGCATCTTCATTCGGACCAGTCTCCCATTCAAGCTGTGAAAACAACCTGGATACTGAAGAAGCTCTTGATGAAGCCGAGGTCAGTAAGACCGATTCACAGAACGAGGATGAAAACTGCATGGAAGTTTCTTCAGTGAAGTGTTCAAAGGAGGAAATGGATGAAATTGAAGGCAGCAGGGTTGGAAGTAGCTTGTCCAGGTCATCTCTGCACTCCAGACAAAGTAAGATGAGTATGTGTGAGGAAACGAGTAGTATGGCAAGGACCATATCATCCTGCAGTTTGAAAAAGGCAGAAGAAGAAGATATAACTGCATGCTCAAGTTCTGCCCATAGTGTCTACAGCAGATCTAGCAAGTACAGCATGCCAAGAGCAAAGAATGACCAGGACAAACATTCTGACAATGATCCAGTGATCTCTTCCTTTTCCAGTGAGTCCTGCCCTAAGAAAGATGCTGAAGAGAAGGAAGCAAAACAAGAAGACCACAAAGATAATGAAGTTGGTTCAGTATCAGCACAAATGGTGCCCAGGGAATCACTCAAAGATGACTTCAGCGAATGTGAAAGATGTTCAACAGAAGGCTCTTCACATTCCAAAGCTTGTGATGGGAATAGCAGGAGGAGTGACAGTGACGAAATACTTGTGTGCAATGCCTCCTGTTCTTCCAGGACATCAAAGAGAAGCAAGCACAGTAAGATTCATCTGGATGCAGGTTCTGAAATGTCCATGACATCACTTGGATCAGCTtctaagaaaaagaagaaaaattctcTCCACGCAGAAGTTTCAAGACCAAACAGCAAGGCATCTAACTACTCCAAAAGTTCCTGTGAAATCAACAAAAAATCTCTTGGGAACCACACATCTCATTCAGACTCTCTTCCTTCAAGCACATCATCTATGAATGAAGCAGCTGCACCTCCCATTAATAACGAGGACCAAAGCACAAGCAGCACCTATAAGTGCTACAGTAAGTCTTCAAAAGGCACCAAACAGGGAAACCAATCAGAAGAGAGCAGTAAGATGTCATCCCCTTCCTCAAGTTTGTCAGATTCTAATGGAAATGATAGAGAGGGAAAAGTCAAAGTTAGTTCTGAGACCCCAAGCTCAAGACATGGAAGCATGTCAGAGTCTTTATGCTCAAAATGTGATCAGACCACTGAGGCTGGGAATGGATATCCCCCAAGTTCAAGTTCAAGAGTCTCTTCTTACTCAGACATGCAGGGCAAATGTGCAGAGACAGAGTTGTCCCGAATAAGCAATGATGGCTGTTCACAATCCAGTGTGTCACGATCATCCAAagccaggaggaaaaaaattaagaatcttCATGCTGAGGTGGAAAATTCTAGCAGAGCATCGGCATCAGAGGTTGCCTCGATGTACAGTTTGCACTGCCCAGCCCCACCAAAAGGTaagccaagcagcaaaaaaaTACGACTGGCGGTGTTTAAGAATTCCTCCAGCACAAGTGCATGCACTGAGTCAATGCTGACTGAGGACAAAGAGCAGAAAGAAGTAGTCGACTCTTCCAGACCAACTTCGTCAGGGTCTAAATCAGCAGAAACTAATACAATGAAAGCAGCAGAAAATAACTCAGATGACAAGCAAAAAAAGGATGGTGCTTCTAGCGAAGAGAAATTACAAGAGGCCAGTGCACCAGAGGAAGATGATCGTGATTTAGCACCTTCTGCCCTGCCAAATACATCTCCAGACAAAGTTGTCCAGGAGTGGCTAAGCAAAATTCCTCAAGAGACATTGCTTATGAAATATGAAATGGAGGGTGATGGGGAAGAGGAATGTGCAGAGACAACCACTGAAATATCAAACTGTGAAAATAATCAAGAAATCTCGGAACAGGAAACCGCTGAGAAAGAGGATGCAGGGGAAGGCGAAAACAGTGTAGAGGAGGAAATGGAAAAAGAGGCAGCTGAAGCCAATGCTGCTAATGAGGAGGCAGAAGAATGCCCCAAAGAGGAGAAGACTTCTGAGGTGACGTCAGAAGGAGCTGAAGCCAATCATGCAGAATGCAGCCAGTCTGTTGAGACCTCAAgccaaaataataacaaaaaggaCTTGCCAAGCACTATCCAGACTTCGGTGCAGATAATGAAGGCATTGCTCAGTTCAAAACAAGAAGCAAAATTTGACCGGTCAAACAGTTTGCCTGAAGTGTCCCCCACCATGGGGAGGAAGCTCAGTAACTCTGCCAATATTCTGATCACTTGTCTTGCCAGTCTACAGCTCCTTGATGAAGAGCCATTAGGTCCATCAGATAAGCCAAAATGCTTGAATAAGCCTAGATATACAGAACTGCTCAACATTTTTCAGGCCCTGTGGTTTGGATGCACAGTGGAAAAAGGCGGTCCGAGTTCAGGTCAACCAGGCAGTGATCAGACAAAGATAAGCTCAGGCTTTAAAGCCCAGAACTCAACATACAAAGACTTCACTCCAATGTCATCTTCCGGGGTTGACGTCAGTAGTGGTTCTGGTGACTCAGGAGAGGGAagtgtggccagtgccagagatTGCACCTTATTGCCCCagaagacagttaagtccaaatcAGCTGAACAGGGGGCAAGTTTAGCGAATGAACCTGAACTGAGTGAGACCGAGGGACAGGGTAAAGAAGGAGAACAGTGTTCTCAGCCTTTAACATCCTGCTCAAAGTCcaaagaggaagaagaagcagATTCTACCAGAGCGGACTCGCCAGAGCGGGGAGCTGAAGCAGACCACAATAAAGATGATCAGGGTAGTAACTGTGAAAATGGCGAAGGGGGTGAAAATGAAGTGGAAGAAAATAGCAAATTAGATGAAAATGAGGGACAAGCTGAAGCTGAAAATGAAATACCTCCAGAAGCAAATATTGATGAGGCAACTGAGCAACCAAGCAACATTGCTGAAATTGATGCAAATGCTGATGATACCAATGGTGAGAAAGAAGCTGAATCCAATTTGGAAGAGGAGATAGGGGTGGGTTCTCCCAGTGATCCGGAAGCCGAAGTCAAGGCCATCCCAGAAACCAGTGTGAACACATACTCCATTGCCCAGCAAAAATCAGTCGACCCCAACCCAGTCTGGGTGCTGAGGCTGCTAAAGAAAATCGAGAAGGAGTTCATGACTCACTATGTCAGTGCCATGAATGAGTTCAAGATCAGGTGGAACTTAGAGAACAATGAACTGCTGGACAAAATGATATCAGAGCTGAAGGACGAAGTGAGTAAAAGAATACAAAAGAGCATAGAAAAGGAGCTAAGGAAGATcaaaagcagagcagggcagaggacTCCAAGGCCTCCAGATGAAACACTCAGGCGTGAGTCAACAATCCAGACAGAGCAGAGAAGACAACGGTTGCAGATCATGCGCAATAGGTCTCTCTTTAATGACAGAAATATGACCCAGAGTAAGCAACCGGGGACAACAGACTTATCATTTGAAATGGGCGAGGAAAATTTTGGTCTCAGTACAGCTCTTGGCGATGATGTTAGTGAACAACCAAGTGAAGAAGAATACTGCCCCTGTGACACCTGCATAATGAAGAAAATGGCTTCTAAGCCTATAAGAAACCTGGTGGTGGCAGCCGATGCCCCGATTGTGAGGGCATTTGACTTAAAGCAAATCCTGAGGGCAAATGAAACTGAAAACAAGATGGTGGACTGTGCCTCAGAAGCAGTTCAGGACAGCGAGGTGATTCCCAATGAGCACATGCAAGAGGCAGAAGAGGAGACCAACCCAAATGAGGAGGACGGTGAATATGAACCTGACCACCCTGAGCAGGAACTGGATGCCGATGAAGAGAAAGAGCCAGAACAACATGAAACTGATGAGCAAGGAGAACAGGAAGTGAATGAAGATAaaacagcagcccctgctgagggAGATGAAATTTCAGATAATCAAAACTGTGAGGtggtgatggaggaggaggaggagaaagaagcagaggaggaggaggaggaggaaaaagtagtggaggaggaaacaaagaaggaagagggggatgaggaggaggaagtgaaacaggaagagggggaagaggaa GAAGAGGGGAATGAGGAAGAGGAACAGGAAGAGGGgaatgaggaagaggaagtgaAACAGGAAGAGGGGGATGGCaaagtggaagaggaggagaaagaagaagaagaagatgaaacACAAAATGAAGATCAGGAAAGTGAGGAAGAGCCCAAAGCTGAAGAGGAGACTGAGGGCAGAGTGGAGGAGGCCATGGGCGAGGCTGACAGGGACGATAACAAAGAGAATGCATCTGAATGTGAAGAGAATGCTAAAGTCTCTGATGCTGCTGAAGACTCAGAAGAAGCAGCCACGGGCAGAAACGAAGAAGCTGAACAAGAGTCCCAGGATGATgctggggatggggctgtggAAGAAGCGAGCCCAGAGGTGGAATGCGAGGCATGTTCAGAAGCACCAGCACCCGAGGAGGAAAATGAAAGTGAAGGAGATACTGAGTGTGCACAGAATGGTGATGAGGCAGCAGAAGCAGCCGGTGATGAACCTAAGCAAGATAACGATGAAGATAGAGATGCAAGGAACAGCGAGGTTCCTGAGATGGCCTCTGATGCAAGAGGAGACCAAGACTGCAGCAAAGGGCCAGAGACTCTGACCAAAGCAGCCGCCTTCTCCTGTAACTCTTCCATGGGAAACTGTTCGCAGCAATCCCAGAAAGGGTCAGAGGATGGAAGTGAAGGAGAGTGCAGAGATGATGGGAATCCGAATGAGGATCCTGACAGGGAGGCTAACAGTGATGGAGGCAGCAAGCCTGCAAAGATGTATCCTGACAACGAGGAGGAAGACGAAGAGGAGGACAGACCATCCTCATGCACCAGTCCTGTAGATGGAGAGAAGAATGGTGCTGATGGCGCTGACCCCCAAAACAATGAAGACACCAATAATGGCCAGAAGACtaaaaagaagacagaaaatgcCGATGAGATTGACCAAGACGACTTGGACTTTTAG